Proteins encoded within one genomic window of Triticum aestivum cultivar Chinese Spring chromosome 2D, IWGSC CS RefSeq v2.1, whole genome shotgun sequence:
- the LOC123051239 gene encoding vacuolar protein sorting-associated protein 54, chloroplastic isoform X2, with the protein MTYRSGGHSLPNKLRSLSSEGFVQLLSAIFRIVLVHLLQAAEVKKIVQWITRNLDGNMSSDDTNPVIQHGGSVDFSQGNDNGVTSRVSNTVTCSTTKLPLFEGKATDMSSTNSIKKMLDLLEHLHFPQS; encoded by the exons ATGACATATAGAT CTGGAGGGCATTCTTTACCAAATAAGCTGCGTAGTCTATCATCTGAAGGGTTTGTTCAACTGTTATCGGCTATTTTTAGGATAGTTCTG GTACATCTGCTGCAAGCAGCTGAAGTTAAAAAAATAGTTCAGTGGATCACGAGAAACCTTGATGGGAACATGAGTTCTGATGACACAAATCCTGTCATACAACATGGTGGATCAGTTGACTTTTCCCAAGGGAATGACAACGGTGTTACTTCACGGGTCTCCAATACTGTTACATGCAGTACTACTAAGCTTCCATTGTTTGAAGGAAAAGCAACTGATATGTCCAGTACAAATTCAATAAAAAAAATGCTCG ATTTGCTTGAACATCTGCATTTTCCGCAGAGCTGA
- the LOC123051239 gene encoding uncharacterized protein isoform X1, producing MADFIPLELTFSEDEQPPSPAHASPPRIFAFPEQTAAAEVDDEAFEEEDPGEVEFESGEESTDSDATQSLFLSSPPRHCRDFSNVFMPFTPIEHFQNLAYAIVNPPHPSPQACIRRALQTRAGNRPVMIRASSYGVGLVVFGSAYEREVSILNSPLSCPINTVSLVCHEDTENRFLFRLGTVSALHIEDFPLEYWFTPTIINSIVPFACPIEIDPVCLTGVDYSAVLVFVKSCTLTDVPHTIPVHGFSGLGAIPPVLVIHSQELPPDPAFAGLDSDSDNNGGGGGDDSDEGSGEFPGGMDLNLSAPSPPPTDDAGKGHTSEGDEAGRQEEGGPAQ from the coding sequence ATGGCTGACTTCATCCCCCTGGAGCTCACCTTCTCCGAGGACGAGCAGCCGCCGTCCCCTGCCCACGCATCCCCACCACGCATCTTTGCCTTCCCGGAGCAGACTGCGGCGGCGGAAGTCGACGATGAGGCTTTTGAGGAGGAGGACCCGGGCGAGGTTGAGTTCGAATCGGGAGAGGAATCCACTGATTCGGACGCAACCCAATCCCTTTTTCTctcctctcctcctaggcactgtCGGGATTTCTCCAACGTTTTCATGCCTTTCACCCCCATTGAGCATTTCCAAAACCTCGCATACGCCATTGTCAACCCTCCTCACCCCTCCCCCCAAGCTTGTATCCGCCGTGCTCTGCAGACCAGGGCTGGCAACCGCCCTGTGATGATTCGGGCCTCCTCCTACGGGGTGGGGTTGGTCGTGTTTGGTTCGGCCTATGAGCGCGAAGTTTCCATCCTCAACAGTCCTCTTTCCTGCCCCATAAACACCGTTAGCCTTGTGTGTCACGAAGACACCGAAAACCGCTTCCTTTTCCGTCTTGGCACGGTCTCCGCCCTTCATATCGAGGATTTCCCTCTCGAGTACTGGTTTACTCCTACCATCATCAACTCCATTGTCCCTTTCGCATGTCCCATCGAGATTGACCCTGTTTGCCTTACCGGTGTGGACTACTCTGCTGTCCTAGTCTTCGTCAAGTCTTGTACCCTCACTGACGTCCCTCATACCATCCCGGTTCATGGCTTCTCCGGCCTCGGTGCTATTCCTCCGGTCCTTGTCATCCACTCCCAAGAGCTCCCGCCCGACCCTGCTTTCGCGGGcctcgactccgactccgacaacaacggtggcggtggcggggaCGACAGCGATGAGGGGAGCGGCGAGTTCCCCGGCGGCATGGACCTGAACCTGTCGGCCCCTTCCCCTCCACCAACCGACGATGCTGGAAAAGGCCACACTTCGGAAGGAGATGAAGCTGGAAGGCAAGAAGAGGGTGGCCCCGCGCAATGA